A portion of the Pseudomonas koreensis genome contains these proteins:
- a CDS encoding UDP-N-acetylmuramoyl-tripeptide--D-alanyl-D-alanine ligase, giving the protein MLKALTLSELTNALEARLIGSDASFNGVSIDSRAIQPGQLFIALTGPRFDGHDYLNDVAGKGAVAALVEREVADSALPQLLVKDTRQALGQLGALNRAAFTQPVAAVTGSSGKTTVKEMLASILRTRGPVLATRGNLNNDLGVPLTLIELAPEHTSAVIELGASRLGEIAYTVGLTKPHVAILNNAGTAHVGEFGGPEKIVEAKGEIIEGLAADGIAVLNLDDKAFGIWRTRAAGRQVLTFALSNSEANFHASDLATDARGCPAFNLHTPEGSERVQLNLLGTHNVANALAAAAAAHALGVSLFGIATGLGAVQPVKGRTVAQLAKNGMRVIDDTYNANPTSMCAAVDILAGFSGRTVLVLGDIGELGDWAEQGHRDVGEYARGKVSALYAVGPNMVHAVNAFGEQAQHFGTQAELIQALAAEQDTNTTILIKGSRSAAMENIVAALCGSSLEKH; this is encoded by the coding sequence ATGCTTAAGGCCCTGACACTCAGCGAGCTGACCAACGCGCTCGAAGCCCGTCTGATCGGCAGCGACGCCAGTTTCAACGGCGTGAGCATCGACAGCCGCGCGATCCAGCCCGGCCAGCTGTTCATTGCCCTGACCGGGCCGCGTTTCGACGGCCACGATTATCTGAATGATGTCGCTGGCAAAGGCGCCGTGGCGGCACTGGTCGAGCGTGAAGTCGCCGACAGCGCGCTGCCGCAATTGCTGGTCAAGGACACCCGTCAGGCCTTGGGCCAACTCGGTGCCTTGAATCGTGCTGCGTTCACCCAGCCAGTGGCAGCGGTGACCGGTTCCAGCGGCAAGACCACGGTCAAGGAAATGCTCGCGAGCATCCTGCGCACCCGCGGCCCGGTGCTGGCCACCCGTGGCAACCTAAACAACGACCTCGGCGTACCGCTGACCCTGATCGAACTGGCGCCGGAACACACCTCGGCCGTGATCGAACTGGGCGCCTCGCGTCTGGGCGAAATCGCCTACACCGTCGGGCTGACCAAGCCGCACGTAGCGATCCTGAACAATGCCGGCACCGCTCACGTTGGTGAGTTCGGCGGTCCGGAAAAAATCGTCGAAGCCAAAGGCGAAATCATCGAGGGTCTGGCCGCCGATGGCATCGCCGTGCTCAACCTCGATGACAAGGCCTTCGGTATCTGGAGGACCCGCGCTGCCGGTCGCCAGGTGTTGACCTTCGCCCTGAGCAACAGCGAGGCGAATTTCCACGCCAGCGATCTGGCCACTGATGCCCGTGGCTGCCCGGCGTTCAATCTGCACACGCCGGAAGGCAGTGAGCGCGTGCAACTGAACCTGCTCGGTACCCACAACGTCGCCAATGCTTTGGCTGCCGCCGCTGCTGCTCACGCCTTGGGCGTGTCGCTGTTCGGCATTGCCACCGGGCTCGGCGCGGTGCAACCGGTCAAGGGACGCACCGTCGCGCAACTGGCGAAAAACGGCATGCGCGTGATCGATGACACCTACAACGCAAACCCCACCTCGATGTGCGCGGCCGTTGATATACTCGCCGGCTTTTCCGGCCGCACCGTTCTGGTGCTCGGGGATATCGGCGAGTTGGGCGACTGGGCGGAGCAGGGGCACCGCGACGTGGGCGAGTACGCCCGAGGCAAGGTTTCCGCGCTTTACGCCGTCGGGCCGAACATGGTCCACGCCGTAAACGCTTTCGGTGAGCAGGCACAGCACTTCGGCACACAGGCCGAGTTGATCCAGGCCCTCGCCGCCGAGCAGGACACAAACACCACCATTTTGATCAAGGGTTCGCGCAGCGCAGCGATGGAAAACATCGTTGCGGCTCTGTGCGGGTCCAGTCTGGAGAAACATTAA
- the mraY gene encoding phospho-N-acetylmuramoyl-pentapeptide-transferase produces the protein MLLLLAEYLQQFYKGFAVFQYLTLRGILGVLTALVLSLCYGPWMIRTLQNRQIGQSVRNDGPQSHLSKSGTPTMGGALILSSIGVSTLLWADLSNRYVWVVLLVTLLFGAIGWVDDYRKVIEKNSRGLPSRWKYFWQSVFGLGAAIFLYMTAATPVETTLILPMLKDYSIPLGAGFIVLTYFVIVGSSNAVNLTDGLDGLAIMPTVMVGGGLGIFCYLSGNVKFAEYLLIPYVPGAGELIVFCGALIGAGLGFLWFNTYPAQVFMGDVGALALGAALGTIAVIVRQEIVLFIMGGVFVMETLSVVIQVASFKLTGRRVFRMAPIHHHFELKGWPEPRVIVRFWIITVILVLVGLATLKLR, from the coding sequence ATGCTGCTGCTGCTAGCGGAGTATCTGCAACAGTTCTACAAAGGCTTCGCGGTCTTTCAGTACCTGACCCTGCGCGGGATTCTCGGTGTACTGACCGCGCTGGTCTTGTCGCTGTGCTATGGCCCGTGGATGATCCGTACTCTGCAGAACCGTCAGATCGGCCAATCGGTGCGTAACGACGGCCCGCAATCGCACCTGTCCAAATCCGGCACGCCGACCATGGGTGGCGCGCTGATTCTGTCGTCGATTGGCGTCAGTACTCTTCTTTGGGCTGACCTGAGCAACCGCTACGTCTGGGTGGTGCTGCTGGTGACCCTGCTGTTCGGCGCCATCGGCTGGGTCGACGACTACCGCAAAGTCATCGAGAAAAACTCCCGTGGCCTGCCGAGCCGCTGGAAGTATTTCTGGCAGTCGGTGTTCGGCCTCGGCGCAGCGATCTTCCTTTATATGACTGCCGCGACGCCGGTGGAAACCACGCTGATCCTGCCGATGCTCAAGGACTACAGCATTCCGCTGGGCGCCGGCTTCATCGTGCTGACCTACTTCGTGATTGTCGGTTCGAGCAACGCAGTCAACCTGACTGACGGCCTAGACGGCTTGGCGATCATGCCAACCGTGATGGTCGGCGGCGGTCTGGGGATTTTCTGCTACCTGTCGGGTAACGTGAAATTCGCTGAATACCTGCTGATTCCTTATGTGCCGGGCGCAGGCGAACTGATCGTGTTCTGCGGTGCGCTGATTGGTGCCGGCCTCGGTTTCCTCTGGTTCAACACCTATCCGGCGCAAGTGTTCATGGGCGACGTCGGTGCACTGGCACTCGGCGCGGCGCTGGGCACCATCGCCGTGATCGTCCGTCAGGAAATCGTCCTGTTCATCATGGGCGGCGTGTTCGTGATGGAAACCCTGTCAGTGGTCATTCAGGTTGCCTCCTTTAAGCTGACCGGTCGCCGCGTGTTCCGCATGGCGCCGATCCACCACCACTTTGAACTCAAGGGCTGGCCCGAGCCGCGCGTGATCGTCCGTTTCTGGATCATCACGGTGATTCTTGTCCTGGTCGGCCTTGCCACCCTGAAGCTGAGGTAG
- the ftsL gene encoding cell division protein FtsL, whose protein sequence is MSKLFAKPLPGGSFLMLLLFIGVLFSAIAVSYSAHWNRQLLNTLYNELSVRDKAQAEWGRLILEQSTWTAHSRIEVLATEQLKMHIPGAADVKMVAP, encoded by the coding sequence GTGAGCAAGCTTTTCGCCAAGCCACTGCCCGGCGGCAGCTTTCTGATGCTGCTGCTGTTTATCGGCGTGCTGTTTTCGGCTATCGCCGTGTCCTACAGCGCGCACTGGAACCGGCAGTTGCTCAACACCCTTTACAACGAACTGAGCGTGCGCGACAAGGCGCAGGCCGAGTGGGGCCGGCTGATTCTCGAGCAGAGCACCTGGACTGCGCACAGCCGCATCGAAGTGCTGGCCACCGAACAACTGAAAATGCACATTCCTGGCGCGGCTGACGTGAAGATGGTGGCGCCATGA
- the rsmH gene encoding 16S rRNA (cytosine(1402)-N(4))-methyltransferase RsmH, which translates to MTIDSGFNHITVLLDEAVEALAVRPDGCYLDGTFGRGGHSRLILSQLGPDGRLIGFDKDPQAIATGQTLAAEDGRFVVVQRSFAELGSVVAEQGLTGKVSGILLDLGVSSPQLDDAERGFSFLNDGPLDMRMDPSRGISAAEFVNTAPVEEIARVFKEYGEERFSGRMARAVAERRDIKPFERTADLAEVLKVANPAWEKGKNPATRAFQGLRIHVNNELGDLEAGLDAALEALEIGGRLVVISFHSLEDRIVKLFMRKLVKGEADNLPRNLPVRHVAFEPKIKIHGKAQTASDAELKANPRSRSAVMRVAEKLR; encoded by the coding sequence GTGACTATTGATAGCGGCTTTAACCACATCACCGTACTGCTTGACGAAGCCGTCGAGGCTCTCGCCGTACGTCCTGATGGCTGCTATCTGGACGGCACGTTCGGGCGCGGCGGGCACAGCCGGTTGATCCTCAGCCAGCTCGGGCCGGACGGTCGACTCATCGGGTTCGACAAGGATCCACAAGCGATTGCCACCGGGCAAACGCTAGCGGCCGAAGACGGCCGCTTTGTCGTTGTGCAGCGCAGCTTTGCCGAGCTCGGCTCGGTGGTTGCCGAGCAAGGCCTGACCGGCAAGGTCAGCGGCATTCTGCTCGACCTCGGCGTGTCGTCGCCGCAGCTCGACGACGCCGAACGCGGCTTCAGCTTCCTCAATGACGGGCCGCTGGACATGCGCATGGACCCGTCCCGTGGCATCAGCGCTGCCGAATTCGTCAACACCGCGCCGGTGGAAGAAATCGCCCGGGTGTTCAAGGAATACGGTGAAGAACGTTTTTCCGGGCGCATGGCCCGTGCCGTTGCCGAACGTCGTGACATCAAGCCGTTCGAGCGCACCGCCGATCTGGCCGAAGTGCTGAAAGTCGCCAACCCGGCGTGGGAAAAAGGCAAGAACCCGGCCACCCGTGCGTTCCAGGGTTTGCGCATTCACGTCAATAACGAGCTGGGCGATCTGGAGGCCGGGCTCGATGCCGCGCTGGAAGCGCTGGAAATCGGCGGCCGTCTGGTGGTGATCAGCTTCCACTCGCTGGAAGACCGCATCGTCAAACTGTTCATGCGCAAGCTGGTGAAAGGCGAAGCCGATAACCTGCCGCGCAACCTGCCGGTTCGCCACGTCGCCTTCGAACCGAAAATCAAAATCCACGGCAAAGCGCAGACGGCCTCCGACGCCGAACTCAAAGCCAACCCACGTTCCCGTAGCGCTGTCATGCGTGTCGCGGAGAAGTTGCGGTGA
- a CDS encoding UDP-N-acetylmuramoyl-L-alanyl-D-glutamate--2,6-diaminopimelate ligase, translating into MSLSLNKIFPQAGHDLLIRELALDSRNVRAGDLFLAVPGGRFDGRAHIADALQRGAAAVAYEVEGATVLPITDVPLIPVKGLAAQLSDIAGRFYGEPSHHLNLIGVTGTNGKTSVTQLVAQALDLLGQHCGIVGTLGSGFYGALESGLHTTPNPIAVQATLGDLKKAGAKAVAMEVSSHGLDQGRVTALAFDVAVMTNLSRDHLDYHGTMQAYAEAKAKLFAWNDLKCRVVNLDDDFGRQLAAEKRESRLITYSLLDSSAYLFCREAQFDDHGVRATLVTPQGEHHLRSTLLGRFNLSNVLAAVGALLGLDYALDEILKVLPKLEGPAGRMQRLGGGTQPLVVVDYAHTPDALEKVLTALRPHVKGQLLCLFGCGGDRDRGKRPLMAEVVERLADQVLVTDDNPRTEDPAVIFDDIRAGFTAVDKVTFVAGRGQAIAQLIAGATADDVIVLAGKGHEDYQEINGVRHAFSDLVEADHALTAWEVAHA; encoded by the coding sequence ATGTCATTAAGTCTGAACAAGATATTCCCCCAAGCCGGCCACGATCTGTTGATCCGTGAACTGGCGCTGGACAGCCGCAACGTGCGCGCCGGCGACCTGTTTCTCGCCGTGCCCGGCGGACGCTTCGATGGCCGTGCGCACATTGCCGATGCCTTGCAACGTGGCGCGGCTGCCGTGGCTTATGAAGTCGAAGGCGCTACCGTGCTGCCAATCACCGACGTGCCGCTGATTCCGGTCAAGGGTCTGGCGGCGCAGTTGTCGGACATCGCCGGGCGTTTTTACGGTGAGCCGAGTCATCACCTGAACCTGATCGGCGTCACCGGCACCAATGGCAAGACCAGCGTGACCCAACTGGTCGCGCAGGCGCTGGATCTGCTCGGTCAGCATTGCGGCATCGTCGGCACCCTCGGTTCCGGTTTTTATGGCGCGCTGGAAAGCGGCCTGCACACCACGCCGAACCCGATTGCCGTGCAAGCGACGCTGGGCGACCTGAAAAAGGCCGGCGCCAAAGCCGTGGCCATGGAAGTGTCGTCCCACGGTCTGGATCAGGGCCGGGTCACCGCGCTGGCGTTCGACGTGGCGGTGATGACCAACCTGTCCCGCGATCACCTGGATTATCACGGCACGATGCAAGCGTACGCCGAGGCCAAGGCCAAGCTGTTCGCCTGGAATGACCTCAAGTGCCGGGTGGTCAACCTCGACGACGATTTCGGCCGGCAACTGGCGGCGGAAAAACGCGAGTCGCGCCTGATCACCTACAGCCTGCTCGACAGCAGCGCGTACCTGTTCTGCCGCGAAGCGCAGTTCGACGACCACGGCGTGCGCGCCACGCTGGTCACGCCGCAGGGCGAGCATCATCTGCGCAGCACGCTGCTCGGCCGTTTCAACCTGAGCAACGTTCTGGCCGCAGTCGGCGCCTTGCTCGGTCTGGATTACGCCCTCGACGAAATTCTCAAAGTGCTGCCGAAGCTCGAAGGCCCGGCCGGTCGCATGCAGCGACTGGGTGGCGGCACGCAACCGCTGGTGGTGGTCGATTACGCCCACACCCCGGATGCACTGGAAAAAGTTCTCACTGCACTGCGCCCGCACGTCAAAGGCCAACTGCTGTGCCTGTTCGGCTGCGGCGGTGATCGCGATCGCGGCAAGCGTCCGTTGATGGCCGAAGTGGTCGAGCGTCTGGCCGATCAGGTGCTGGTTACCGATGACAATCCGCGCACCGAAGATCCTGCTGTGATTTTCGACGACATCCGCGCCGGTTTTACCGCTGTGGATAAAGTCACTTTCGTCGCCGGTCGCGGTCAGGCCATTGCGCAATTGATTGCCGGCGCGACCGCGGACGACGTCATTGTCCTGGCCGGTAAAGGTCATGAGGACTATCAGGAAATCAACGGCGTGCGCCATGCGTTTTCCGATCTGGTCGAGGCTGATCATGCCCTGACCGCGTGGGAGGTGGCCCATGCTTAA
- a CDS encoding peptidoglycan D,D-transpeptidase FtsI family protein, translating to MKLEGALFPWRFRLMVALLGLMVAAICWRIIDLQVVDRDFLKGQGDARSLRHIPIPAHRGLITDRNGEPLAVSTPVTTLWANAKEMQTAKEKWPALAAALGQDPKALSERLEAQASKEFIYLVRGLTPEQGQAVLDLKVPGVYGIEEFRRFYPAGEVTAHMVGFTDIDDHGREGVELAYDEWLAGVPGKRQVIKDRRGRLIKDVQVTKNAKAGKPLALSIDLRLQYLANRELRNAIIENGAKAGSLVIMDVKTGEILAMVNQPTYNPNNRRNLQPAMMRNRAMIDVFEPGSTMKAISMSAAIETGRWKPSDTVEVYPGSLQIGKYTIKDVSKTEGPVLDLTGILINSSNVGMSKVAFDIGGETIFRLAQKVGLGQDTGLGFPGERVGNLPNYREWRKAETATLSYGYGISVTAIQLVHAFSALANNGRLAPLTLIKTDKMPQTTQVLPEAVAKTMQGMLQQVIEAPRGVFRAQVPAYHVGGKSGTARKTSVGTKGYAENSYRSLFAGFGPMSDPRYAIVVVIDEPTKAGYFGGLVSAPVFSRVMSGTLRLMNVTPDNLPTTQQANATPVVPLKANGGRG from the coding sequence ATGAAACTCGAAGGCGCACTGTTCCCTTGGCGCTTCCGCCTGATGGTGGCGCTGCTCGGCCTGATGGTCGCGGCGATCTGCTGGCGCATCATCGACCTGCAAGTGGTCGACCGTGATTTCCTCAAAGGTCAGGGCGATGCGCGCAGCCTGCGGCACATACCGATTCCGGCGCACCGTGGCCTGATCACCGACCGTAACGGCGAGCCTCTGGCCGTTAGTACGCCGGTGACCACGCTGTGGGCCAACGCCAAGGAAATGCAGACTGCCAAAGAGAAGTGGCCGGCTCTTGCTGCCGCGCTGGGGCAGGACCCGAAAGCCCTAAGCGAACGCCTCGAAGCCCAGGCCAGCAAGGAATTCATTTATCTGGTGCGCGGGCTGACTCCCGAGCAGGGCCAGGCTGTGCTCGATCTGAAAGTGCCGGGCGTGTACGGCATCGAAGAATTCCGCCGCTTCTACCCGGCCGGTGAAGTCACCGCGCACATGGTCGGCTTTACCGACATCGACGATCACGGTCGTGAAGGCGTCGAGCTGGCCTATGACGAATGGCTGGCCGGGGTGCCGGGCAAACGACAAGTCATCAAGGATCGCCGTGGCCGGCTGATCAAGGATGTTCAGGTCACCAAAAACGCCAAGGCCGGCAAGCCCTTGGCGTTGTCGATTGACCTGCGTCTGCAATACCTGGCCAACCGTGAGCTGCGCAATGCGATCATCGAGAACGGCGCCAAGGCCGGCAGTCTGGTGATCATGGACGTCAAGACCGGCGAGATTCTGGCCATGGTCAACCAGCCGACCTACAACCCGAACAACCGTCGCAACCTGCAACCGGCGATGATGCGCAACCGCGCGATGATCGACGTGTTCGAACCGGGTTCGACCATGAAAGCCATTTCCATGAGCGCGGCGATCGAAACCGGCCGCTGGAAACCGAGCGACACCGTCGAGGTGTACCCGGGCTCGTTGCAGATCGGCAAATACACCATCAAAGACGTGTCGAAGACCGAAGGGCCGGTGCTCGATCTGACCGGCATCCTGATCAATTCCAGTAACGTCGGCATGAGTAAAGTCGCCTTCGATATCGGCGGCGAAACCATTTTCCGTCTCGCGCAGAAAGTCGGTCTCGGTCAGGACACCGGCCTGGGCTTCCCGGGCGAACGCGTCGGCAATCTGCCCAACTATCGCGAATGGCGCAAGGCTGAAACTGCAACCTTGTCTTACGGCTACGGTATCTCCGTGACCGCGATCCAACTGGTGCACGCGTTCTCGGCGCTGGCCAACAACGGCCGTCTCGCGCCGCTGACCCTGATCAAAACCGACAAGATGCCGCAGACCACGCAAGTGCTGCCCGAAGCCGTGGCGAAAACCATGCAGGGCATGTTGCAGCAAGTGATCGAAGCACCGCGCGGTGTGTTCCGTGCGCAGGTGCCGGCGTATCACGTCGGCGGCAAGTCGGGTACCGCGCGCAAGACCTCGGTCGGTACCAAGGGCTACGCGGAAAACTCCTACCGTTCGCTGTTCGCCGGCTTCGGCCCGATGAGCGATCCGCGTTACGCCATCGTTGTGGTGATCGATGAACCGACCAAGGCCGGTTACTTTGGTGGTCTGGTCTCGGCGCCAGTGTTCAGCCGTGTGATGTCCGGCACCCTGCGCCTGATGAACGTGACCCCGGACAACCTGCCGACTACGCAGCAGGCCAACGCCACCCCGGTCGTTCCGCTGAAAGCCAATGGAGGGCGCGGCTGA
- the mraZ gene encoding division/cell wall cluster transcriptional repressor MraZ — translation MFRGANAISLDAKGRLAMPSRYRDELDSRSSGQLIVTIDAVDPCLCVYPLDEWEIIETKLRALPSLREENRRLQRLLIGNAVDLELDGSGRFLVPPRLREYAKLDKRAMLVGQLNKFQLWDEDAWNAVSAADLAAIQQPGAMPDELRDLIL, via the coding sequence GTGTTTCGCGGAGCTAACGCTATCAGTCTCGATGCAAAGGGCCGTCTCGCCATGCCGAGCCGGTACCGTGACGAGCTCGATTCGCGCAGTTCCGGCCAATTGATCGTGACCATCGATGCCGTTGATCCATGTCTGTGTGTCTACCCGCTCGATGAGTGGGAAATTATTGAAACCAAGTTGCGCGCACTCCCTTCGCTTCGCGAAGAGAACCGTCGCCTGCAACGTTTATTGATTGGTAATGCCGTCGACCTCGAACTCGATGGCAGTGGGCGTTTCCTGGTTCCGCCGCGTTTGCGCGAGTACGCCAAGCTCGACAAGCGCGCGATGCTGGTCGGCCAACTGAACAAGTTCCAATTGTGGGACGAGGATGCATGGAACGCGGTGTCTGCCGCTGACCTTGCTGCTATTCAACAACCGGGCGCGATGCCTGATGAACTGCGTGATTTGATCCTGTGA
- the rsmI gene encoding 16S rRNA (cytidine(1402)-2'-O)-methyltransferase — translation MAAFTDHEVCALTAPGPLNSAAGSLYVVATPIGNLDDISARALKILREVALIAAEDTRHSARLMQHFGIGTPLAACHEHNERDEGSRFITRLLAGDNVALISDAGTPLISDPGYHLVRQARAAGISVVPVPGACALIAALSAAGLPSDRFIFEGFLPAKSVGRKARLQAVKEEPRTLIFYEAPHRILECLQDMEAVFGGERQALLAREITKTFETLKGLPLSELRAFVESDSNQQRGECVVLVAGWTAPESEDAVSSEAMRILDLLLEEMPLKRAAALAAQITGERKNVLYQVALDKQKGV, via the coding sequence ATGGCAGCTTTTACCGATCACGAGGTGTGCGCTTTGACTGCTCCAGGTCCTTTGAATTCCGCTGCTGGCTCGCTTTATGTGGTGGCGACGCCCATCGGCAACCTGGACGACATCAGCGCCCGGGCCCTGAAGATCCTGCGTGAAGTGGCATTGATCGCGGCGGAAGACACACGGCACTCGGCGCGCCTGATGCAGCACTTCGGCATCGGCACGCCACTGGCGGCGTGTCACGAACACAACGAACGGGATGAGGGTAGCCGCTTTATCACCCGGCTGCTGGCGGGGGACAACGTGGCGCTGATTTCCGATGCCGGCACGCCGCTGATCTCCGATCCGGGTTATCACCTGGTCCGTCAGGCCCGTGCGGCCGGCATTAGTGTGGTTCCGGTACCGGGTGCCTGCGCGTTGATTGCGGCGCTGTCGGCGGCGGGATTGCCGTCCGACCGTTTTATCTTCGAAGGTTTCCTGCCGGCAAAGTCGGTCGGGCGCAAGGCACGTCTGCAAGCGGTCAAAGAAGAACCGCGCACGTTGATCTTCTATGAGGCGCCGCATCGCATTCTCGAATGCTTGCAGGATATGGAAGCGGTGTTTGGCGGCGAGCGTCAGGCTTTGCTGGCGCGGGAAATCACCAAAACCTTCGAAACCCTCAAAGGCCTGCCGCTCAGCGAGCTGCGCGCTTTCGTCGAGTCCGACAGCAATCAGCAGCGCGGCGAGTGCGTGGTGCTGGTGGCTGGGTGGACCGCGCCGGAGTCGGAGGACGCGGTCAGCAGCGAAGCCATGCGCATCCTCGATCTGCTCCTGGAAGAAATGCCGCTCAAGCGCGCCGCCGCACTGGCAGCGCAAATCACCGGCGAGCGCAAAAACGTGCTTTATCAAGTGGCGCTGGATAAGCAGAAAGGCGTGTAA
- a CDS encoding penicillin-binding protein activator codes for MIACLRLFTALCLAALLAACASSPSSSLGELPRTPDASIEQLLEQAAQAKTPEQAALLRLSAADQAYRQGNAGQSAQILQQVPVEQLKPGQQIFANTLSAELAMTRNQPKAALTALSHPSLQKLGEMPEEQQVRTGTVHARALEADGQTLAAARERVFIAPMLEGEAASKNHEAIWTLIASLPTDQLQPNNTDDLGGWMALAQAVKTAGTLEQQQAAIDNWRAQNPKHPAAINLPQPLTKLKELASQPLSKIALLLPQDGQLASVGKALREGFMAAHYQAQQAGQNPPAIEFYDSSKLTSMDEFYRKAQADGVQLVVGPLEKPLVKQLSTRPQLPITTLALNYSEGEQGPAQLFQFGLAAEDEAREVSRRARADGLHRAAIMVPKGEWGDRVLRAFSQDWQANGGSIVATERVDQPVQLAQQIADMFQLRQSEARAKSLQNVAGTNVAAQPSRRQDIEFIFLAATPQQAQQIKPTLNFQYAGDVPVYATSHVYSASGDVNQYNDMNGIRFCETPWLLETSDPLRQQVTAQWPQANGSLGRLYAMGADAYRLAPRLGQLKALPDSRIEGQSGSLGMTQTQRVVRQLPWAQFVSGQVQRLPDTPR; via the coding sequence ATGATCGCTTGCCTGCGGCTGTTCACTGCCCTCTGCCTCGCTGCCTTATTGGCCGCTTGTGCCAGCTCCCCTTCCTCCAGCCTTGGCGAACTTCCACGGACTCCGGACGCCAGCATCGAGCAACTGCTCGAACAGGCCGCCCAGGCTAAAACCCCGGAACAAGCCGCCCTGCTACGCCTGAGCGCGGCAGACCAGGCTTATCGCCAGGGCAATGCCGGCCAGTCCGCGCAAATCCTGCAACAAGTGCCGGTGGAGCAACTCAAGCCGGGCCAGCAGATTTTCGCCAACACGCTGTCCGCCGAACTGGCCATGACGCGCAATCAGCCGAAAGCCGCGCTGACTGCCCTGAGCCATCCAAGCTTGCAGAAGCTCGGTGAGATGCCAGAAGAGCAGCAAGTACGCACCGGCACCGTTCACGCCCGCGCCCTTGAAGCCGATGGCCAGACACTGGCCGCCGCTCGCGAACGCGTGTTCATCGCACCGATGCTGGAAGGCGAAGCGGCGAGCAAGAACCACGAAGCGATCTGGACCCTGATCGCGTCGCTGCCAACCGATCAATTGCAACCGAACAACACCGACGATCTCGGCGGCTGGATGGCGCTGGCGCAAGCGGTGAAAACCGCAGGCACGCTGGAACAGCAACAAGCCGCAATCGACAACTGGCGCGCGCAGAATCCAAAGCACCCGGCCGCAATCAACCTGCCGCAGCCGCTGACCAAACTCAAGGAACTGGCCAGCCAGCCACTGAGCAAAATCGCCCTGCTGCTGCCACAGGACGGCCAACTGGCGTCGGTCGGCAAAGCGCTGCGTGAAGGCTTCATGGCCGCGCACTATCAGGCGCAACAGGCCGGGCAGAACCCACCTGCCATTGAGTTCTACGACAGCTCGAAGCTGACCTCGATGGACGAGTTCTATCGCAAGGCCCAGGCTGACGGCGTGCAACTGGTGGTCGGCCCGCTGGAAAAACCGCTGGTCAAGCAACTGAGCACCCGCCCGCAACTGCCGATCACCACCCTGGCGCTGAATTACAGCGAAGGCGAGCAAGGTCCGGCACAGTTGTTCCAGTTCGGTCTGGCGGCTGAAGACGAAGCTCGCGAAGTCTCCCGTCGCGCCCGCGCCGATGGCCTGCACCGCGCCGCGATCATGGTGCCGAAGGGCGAATGGGGCGACCGCGTCCTGCGCGCGTTCAGCCAGGACTGGCAAGCCAATGGCGGCAGCATCGTTGCCACTGAACGTGTCGATCAGCCGGTGCAACTGGCCCAGCAGATCGCCGACATGTTCCAGCTGCGTCAGAGCGAAGCCCGCGCCAAGAGCCTGCAGAATGTTGCTGGCACCAATGTCGCCGCGCAGCCGTCGCGTCGTCAGGACATCGAATTCATCTTCCTCGCCGCTACGCCGCAACAGGCCCAGCAGATCAAGCCGACCCTGAACTTCCAGTACGCTGGTGACGTTCCGGTTTACGCGACCTCTCATGTGTACAGCGCCAGCGGCGACGTCAACCAGTACAACGACATGAACGGCATTCGCTTCTGCGAAACCCCTTGGCTGCTGGAAACCAGCGATCCGCTGCGCCAGCAAGTCACCGCGCAATGGCCGCAAGCCAATGGCAGCCTCGGTCGCCTGTACGCCATGGGCGCTGACGCCTATCGTCTGGCACCGCGACTGGGCCAGCTCAAGGCGCTGCCGGACAGCCGCATCGAAGGTCAGTCGGGCAGCCTCGGCATGACCCAGACCCAGCGCGTTGTACGTCAGTTGCCCTGGGCGCAGTTCGTCAGCGGTCAGGTGCAGCGTCTGCCGGACACGCCGCGCTGA
- a CDS encoding YraN family protein yields MPDRSRSQSGKDAERQALEHLQQQGLRLLAQNWLCKRGELDLVMLDGDTVVFVEVRYRKNTQWGGALASIDERKQQKLIFAAQYFLQRESRWANSPCRFDVVAIDSHPNQLNWLQNAFDS; encoded by the coding sequence ATGCCCGACCGGTCACGCTCGCAAAGCGGCAAGGATGCCGAGCGCCAGGCGCTCGAACATCTGCAACAACAAGGGCTGCGCCTGTTGGCGCAGAACTGGTTATGCAAACGCGGCGAGCTTGATCTGGTCATGCTTGATGGCGATACAGTAGTATTCGTTGAAGTTCGCTACAGAAAAAACACTCAATGGGGTGGCGCGCTCGCCAGTATCGACGAGCGCAAGCAGCAGAAACTGATCTTTGCAGCACAGTATTTTCTTCAGCGCGAGTCGCGTTGGGCCAATTCCCCCTGCCGCTTCGATGTGGTGGCGATCGACAGCCACCCGAATCAGCTGAACTGGTTGCAGAATGCTTTCGACAGTTGA